AGAATGCCTATCAACAGAATCCATTGCATATATTTACTGGCCACGCTCAAAGCCGGCACCATGGCCGACCGGAACTTCAGGAAGGTATACGCTTTGGCGTGCTGCACGGCGTGCCCGCACTCGTGGGCGGCTACGGCCGCGGCGGCGGCGCTTCGGCTATCATACACGGCCTCGCTCAGGTTCACGGTTTTGTCTGCCGGGTTGTAATGGTCAGTTAACCGGCCGGGCGTGGAAATCACGCGCACATCGGTAATGCCGTTGTCGGCGAGCATGAGTTCGGCTATCTCCCGGCCTGTTAGGCCAGAGCTCAAGCCCAGTTTAGAGTACTTCTCAAATTTG
This region of Rufibacter sp. LB8 genomic DNA includes:
- a CDS encoding zinc metallopeptidase produces the protein MGGIWIIMIGMMLVSALVSWTLKSKFEKYSKLGLSSGLTGREIAELMLADNGITDVRVISTPGRLTDHYNPADKTVNLSEAVYDSRSAAAAAVAAHECGHAVQHAKAYTFLKFRSAMVPALSVASKYMQWILLIGILLIQTTVLPLAIGVALFALTTLFSFITLPVEFDASKRALAWMDTRGVVTVQEHGMAKDALKWAAMTYVVAAIGSLATLLYYASFLLGRRD